The following proteins are co-located in the Serinus canaria isolate serCan28SL12 chromosome 17, serCan2020, whole genome shotgun sequence genome:
- the PHYHD1 gene encoding phytanoyl-CoA dioxygenase domain-containing protein 1 isoform X2, whose translation MRTKIFELCKSPTAQCWLLSHAGTRITWRGGESALQSQVASWCWCWDLGASALMASVTQQQIQKFHKDGFLVLEQFFSAEECDSMRSQIQRIVAEMEVPPHCRTAFSTREEEQLQQQGSSDYFLTSGDKIRFFFEKGVLDEKGNFLIPKEKSVSKIGHALHAHDPVFKQITHSPKVQELGRKLGLERPVVVQSMYIFKQPGIGGEVTPHQDASFLHTEPLGRILGFWIALEDATQENGCLWFIPGSHTNGITRRMVRAASGASTCVEFVGSEPAYDDKQFIPLPIRKGGLILIHGEVVHKSELNSSESSRHAFTFHVMEAKGTTWSKENWLQPTPELPFPSLYT comes from the exons ATGAGGACAAAAATCTTTGAGCTGTGCAAGAGTCCAACTGCCCAGTGCTGGCTTTTATCACATGCTGGGACAAGGATCACGTGGAGAGGCGGGGagtcagccctgcagagccaggtggCATCGTGGTGTTGGTGCTGGGATCTGGGAGCTTCTGCCCTGATGGCATCGGTAACCCAGCAGCAGATCCAGAAG TTCCATAAGGATGGCTTCCTTGTCCTGGAGCAGTTTTTCAGCGCAGAGGAGTGTGACAGCATGAGGAGCCAGATCCAGAGGATCGTGGCGGAGATGGAAGTGCCGCCGCACTGCCGCACCGCCTTCTCCaccagggaggaggagcagctccagcagcag GGTAGCTCGGATTATTTCCTAACCAGTGGAGACAAGATTAGATTCTTCTTTGAGAAAGGTGTTTTGGATGAGAAAG gTAACTTTCTAATTCCAAAGGAGAAGTCTGTCAGCAAGATTGGCCATG CTCTACATGCTCATGATCCTGTCTTCAAGCAAATCACCCACTCCCCCAAGGTGCAG GAACTGGGAAGAAAACTAGGCCTTGAGAGACCAGTAGTTGTGCAGAGCATGTATATCTTCAAG caaCCTGGCATTGGTGGTGAAG TGACACCACACCAGGATGCCAGTTTCCTGCACACGGAGCCCCTGGGCAGGATCCTGGGGTTCTGGATTGCCCTGGAAGATGCCACACAGGAGAATGGCTGCTTGTGGTTCATCCCTGGCTCTCACACCA ATGGGATTACCAGGAGGATGGTCCGTGCAGCTTCAGGTGCCTCAACGTGTGTGGAGTTTGTAGGCTCAGAGCCAGCCTATGATGACAAGCAGTTCATACCCCTGCCCATAAGGAAAG GTGGACTCATCCTCATCCATGGTGAGGTTGTCCATAAGAGTGAACTCAACAGCTCGGAGTCTTCTCGCCACGCGTTCACCTTCCACGTGATGGAAGCCAAGGGCACCACCTGGAGCAAAGAGAACTG GCTCCAGCCAACTCCTGAACTCCCTTTTCCATCACTCTACACTTGA
- the PHYHD1 gene encoding phytanoyl-CoA dioxygenase domain-containing protein 1 isoform X1, whose amino-acid sequence MGFIFWSKELAMRTKIFELCKSPTAQCWLLSHAGTRITWRGGESALQSQVASWCWCWDLGASALMASVTQQQIQKFHKDGFLVLEQFFSAEECDSMRSQIQRIVAEMEVPPHCRTAFSTREEEQLQQQGSSDYFLTSGDKIRFFFEKGVLDEKGNFLIPKEKSVSKIGHALHAHDPVFKQITHSPKVQELGRKLGLERPVVVQSMYIFKQPGIGGEVTPHQDASFLHTEPLGRILGFWIALEDATQENGCLWFIPGSHTNGITRRMVRAASGASTCVEFVGSEPAYDDKQFIPLPIRKGGLILIHGEVVHKSELNSSESSRHAFTFHVMEAKGTTWSKENWLQPTPELPFPSLYT is encoded by the exons ATGGGTTTTATCTTCTG gagcaaaGAACTGGCGATGAGGACAAAAATCTTTGAGCTGTGCAAGAGTCCAACTGCCCAGTGCTGGCTTTTATCACATGCTGGGACAAGGATCACGTGGAGAGGCGGGGagtcagccctgcagagccaggtggCATCGTGGTGTTGGTGCTGGGATCTGGGAGCTTCTGCCCTGATGGCATCGGTAACCCAGCAGCAGATCCAGAAG TTCCATAAGGATGGCTTCCTTGTCCTGGAGCAGTTTTTCAGCGCAGAGGAGTGTGACAGCATGAGGAGCCAGATCCAGAGGATCGTGGCGGAGATGGAAGTGCCGCCGCACTGCCGCACCGCCTTCTCCaccagggaggaggagcagctccagcagcag GGTAGCTCGGATTATTTCCTAACCAGTGGAGACAAGATTAGATTCTTCTTTGAGAAAGGTGTTTTGGATGAGAAAG gTAACTTTCTAATTCCAAAGGAGAAGTCTGTCAGCAAGATTGGCCATG CTCTACATGCTCATGATCCTGTCTTCAAGCAAATCACCCACTCCCCCAAGGTGCAG GAACTGGGAAGAAAACTAGGCCTTGAGAGACCAGTAGTTGTGCAGAGCATGTATATCTTCAAG caaCCTGGCATTGGTGGTGAAG TGACACCACACCAGGATGCCAGTTTCCTGCACACGGAGCCCCTGGGCAGGATCCTGGGGTTCTGGATTGCCCTGGAAGATGCCACACAGGAGAATGGCTGCTTGTGGTTCATCCCTGGCTCTCACACCA ATGGGATTACCAGGAGGATGGTCCGTGCAGCTTCAGGTGCCTCAACGTGTGTGGAGTTTGTAGGCTCAGAGCCAGCCTATGATGACAAGCAGTTCATACCCCTGCCCATAAGGAAAG GTGGACTCATCCTCATCCATGGTGAGGTTGTCCATAAGAGTGAACTCAACAGCTCGGAGTCTTCTCGCCACGCGTTCACCTTCCACGTGATGGAAGCCAAGGGCACCACCTGGAGCAAAGAGAACTG GCTCCAGCCAACTCCTGAACTCCCTTTTCCATCACTCTACACTTGA
- the PHYHD1 gene encoding phytanoyl-CoA dioxygenase domain-containing protein 1 isoform X3, which yields MSRVQAVTQCFHKDGFLVLEQFFSAEECDSMRSQIQRIVAEMEVPPHCRTAFSTREEEQLQQQGSSDYFLTSGDKIRFFFEKGVLDEKGNFLIPKEKSVSKIGHALHAHDPVFKQITHSPKVQELGRKLGLERPVVVQSMYIFKQPGIGGEVTPHQDASFLHTEPLGRILGFWIALEDATQENGCLWFIPGSHTNGITRRMVRAASGASTCVEFVGSEPAYDDKQFIPLPIRKGGLILIHGEVVHKSELNSSESSRHAFTFHVMEAKGTTWSKENWLQPTPELPFPSLYT from the exons atgTCCAGAGTGCAGGCAGTGACACAGTGT TTCCATAAGGATGGCTTCCTTGTCCTGGAGCAGTTTTTCAGCGCAGAGGAGTGTGACAGCATGAGGAGCCAGATCCAGAGGATCGTGGCGGAGATGGAAGTGCCGCCGCACTGCCGCACCGCCTTCTCCaccagggaggaggagcagctccagcagcag GGTAGCTCGGATTATTTCCTAACCAGTGGAGACAAGATTAGATTCTTCTTTGAGAAAGGTGTTTTGGATGAGAAAG gTAACTTTCTAATTCCAAAGGAGAAGTCTGTCAGCAAGATTGGCCATG CTCTACATGCTCATGATCCTGTCTTCAAGCAAATCACCCACTCCCCCAAGGTGCAG GAACTGGGAAGAAAACTAGGCCTTGAGAGACCAGTAGTTGTGCAGAGCATGTATATCTTCAAG caaCCTGGCATTGGTGGTGAAG TGACACCACACCAGGATGCCAGTTTCCTGCACACGGAGCCCCTGGGCAGGATCCTGGGGTTCTGGATTGCCCTGGAAGATGCCACACAGGAGAATGGCTGCTTGTGGTTCATCCCTGGCTCTCACACCA ATGGGATTACCAGGAGGATGGTCCGTGCAGCTTCAGGTGCCTCAACGTGTGTGGAGTTTGTAGGCTCAGAGCCAGCCTATGATGACAAGCAGTTCATACCCCTGCCCATAAGGAAAG GTGGACTCATCCTCATCCATGGTGAGGTTGTCCATAAGAGTGAACTCAACAGCTCGGAGTCTTCTCGCCACGCGTTCACCTTCCACGTGATGGAAGCCAAGGGCACCACCTGGAGCAAAGAGAACTG GCTCCAGCCAACTCCTGAACTCCCTTTTCCATCACTCTACACTTGA
- the DOLK gene encoding dolichol kinase, translated as MFNKAVLVESLLVFGVVLSVHAVVWDRFSWCALALALQAFYTQFKWDRLLQQGGAVFQFRGAANSGLLPASMVIPLLGVVMKERCRAAGIVYFERFGIVVASTGMLLALFLSVLAVGITKPVPTNTCILTGVAGSVIIYTMKHSLTVSEVIEVLEVLLIFVYLSMILLYLLPRCFTPGEALLVLGGVSFVLNQLIKRSLNIVEGRGDPIDFFLLVAVVGVVLLGLFFTVLFTFMDSGTWISSMFFHMMTAVLGLGVIMPWLYRLIRRNPLFWLIQFLFQTQTRLYLLVYWTFLAASACGVVFYQNAKRSSESKKHQASTITRKYFHFIVVATYVPGLIFDRQLLYVAAVLCLAVFIFLEYVRYFRIKPFGQTLRHLLSLFLDERDSGPLILTHIYLLLGMSLPVWLFPRSCAPKGTLPGAGALVPYSGVLAVGVGDTIASVFGSTLGEIKWPGTKKTFEGTMTAIFAQIIAVALILIFDSNVNLNSSYAWILASVSLVSLLEAYTTQIDNLLLPLYLQIMLMA; from the coding sequence ATGTTCAacaaggcagtgctggtggaGTCGCTGCTGGTGTTCGGCGTGGTGCTGTCGGTGCACGCCGTGGTCTGGGACCGCTTCTCCTGGTGCGCCCTGGCCTTGGCCCTCCAGGCCTTCTACACCCAGTTCAAATGGGAccggctgctgcagcaggggggGGCCGTGTTCCAGTTCCGGGGGGCGGCCAACAGCggcctgctgcctgccagcatgGTCATCCCCCTGCTGGGGGTGGTGATGAAGGAGAGGTGCAGGGCTGCCGGCATCGTGTACTTCGAGCGCTTCGGCATCGTCGTGGCTTCCACGGGAATGCTGCTGGCACTCTTCCTGTCCGTCCTGGCAGTTGGCATCACCAAACCCGTGCCAACCAACACCTGCATCCTGACTGGTGTTGCTGGCAGTGTAATTATCTACACCATGAAACATTCCTTGACTGTCTCAGAAGTGATAGAGGTTCTAGAAGTGCTGCTCATTTTTGTCTACCTCAGTATGATCTTGCTGTATCTGTTGCCTCGATGTTTCACTCCTGGCGAAGCGCTGCTGGTTCTCGGAGGTGTAAGTTTTGTTCTCAATCAGCTCATTAAACGCTCACTGAACATAGTTGAGGGCAGAGGGGATCCCATTGATTTCTTCCTCCTGGTAGCAGTTGTCGGAGTTGTTCTTCTTGGtctttttttcactgtgctCTTCACTTTCATGGATTCGGGCACATGGATCTCCTCCATGTTTTTCCACATGATGACAGCAGTGTTAGGCTTAGGGGTCATCATGCCTTGGCTGTACCGACTGATACGGAGGAACCCCTTGTTCTGGCTGATCCAGTTTCTGTTTCAGACACAGACAAGACTTTACCTCCTTGTGTATTGGACTTTCTTGGCTGCCTCAGCGTGTGGTGTGGTTTTTTACCAGAATGCCAAGAGATCATCTGAATCTAAAAAACACCAGGCCTCCACTATAACcaggaaatatttccacttCATTGTTGTAGCTACTTATGTTCCTGGACTCATTTTTGACCGCCAGCTCCTCTAtgttgctgcagtgctgtgtctggCAGTGTTTATCTTCTTAGAGTACGTTCGCTACTTTAGGATCAAACCTTTTGGACAAACCCTGAGACACTTGCTCTCTCTCTTCTTGGATGAAAGAGACAGTGGACCTCTAATCTTGACCCATATTTATCTCCTCCTTGGCATGTCCCTCCCAGTGTGGTTGTTTCCCAGATCTTGTGCTCCTAAAGGCACCTTGCCCGGGGCAGGAGCACTGGTCCCCTACTCTGGGGTGTTGGCAGTAGGGGTAGGAGACACCATTGCTTCTGTTTTTGGCAGTACACTGGGGGAAATCAAATGGCCAGGAACAAAGAAGACCTTTGAAGGGACAATGACAGCTATTTTTGCCCAGATCATTGCTGTGGCTCTGATTCTGATCTTTGACAGCAATGTAAATCTGAACTCCAGCTATGCCTGGATTCTGGCATCTGTGAGTTTGGTTTCTCTTTTGGAAGCTTACACTACTCAAATTGATAATCTGCTGTTGCCTCTCTACCTCCAGATCATGCTCATGGCATAG